Genomic DNA from Echeneis naucrates chromosome 14, fEcheNa1.1, whole genome shotgun sequence:
TCACACCAAAGTGACCATCTGGCTGACAAGAACGCACAGCGTGTGCGATTGGCCCTATTGACCTATTCCATTGTTCATATTTAGGCCCCTGAGGGCGCAATGTTTCTATATGTGGGTCAAGGACTCTGGGATTTGTTTTGTATGACGGTGGATGTAAATATTGATttcatgtgtgtatatataaagaACTACAATATATAATCTATTTGCTGTCTGTGGTTTCTTCGGTAAATAGATTTGTCCACAAAGGATTTACGTTCATGCCCTTAACATGGAAGAGGAAGTAAAAACTGCGTGAGTGACCTCCTTATCCTTACAGTCCTTACAAGAAATATTTTGAGCTCCAAAAGACATTTGGCAGCACATAGCCTGTTCCAAAATGCTGTTTGATGGGTCAAAAAGAGGTAAAAATGTTAAGGTGCATGGTGAGCAAGTCTGCTCCTCACTGTCTGCTTCTCGCGGTTGCTATAGAAACATACAGTCCAATCCCAGAGAACGCCAAAATGTGTGTGATCAGCTCGACAGAGTGGGGGAAGTCCTGCTAGGGTTACTCCCAAAGAGCCGtgttaaaataaagatgaattctcttttttctttcacactcTGCAGGccatgaagattttttttttctctttaggAGCTTTTCATTCATCATGCTCTCATTTAACAAGTGGATGCAATCATGTTCCTCTCTTATTAAATATGCATATTTAATTTGGCACTCAGATCATGAATCTAGAGTGAAGGAGTTGCTGTCGTGGGGCAAAATTTACTGATGATTAGAGAAAAGATTTGACTCTCGCGGCTCTAACAGTGTAAAATTGTATaggtgtttattttgttgagtGGTTCACTTAAAGGATGTGCCTGAATTTCACTCATAATTCAATCTAACTGCATGTATCTGGAGGAGGAATCATACAGTCTGGTTGCTGCTTGTCGGGGCCATGAATATCGCTCTCTTCCAAAGAGAAACAAGCAGCACGTGTGCCAGGATTGAGTTAGAGCTTTAGGACATGTTCACACCTGCTTGGACAAATCCTCATTTCTAAGGATATTCTCCTTGACTCATCGTTTGGGCGGTTGACGACGAAGTTGGGTTCGAACCACGGTCGAATGGGCTAATGCCAAAACTCTGTTACCAGACAGCCGGTCGCTGATGTGACTTAATTTAAAGCTCGTTTGGGCGGATTTGAAGCAGGGCGCTAGCTGCCGAAGTTGGCTAAAACATGAGCATACAAATGAGCACTTGCAATAAAGTATAAAAACTCAATAGCACCCACACTCCGCTTTTATTTAATGTTACACttaatttatttcagtgacCTTTTTGGGaggctttttatgcctttattttagtttgtattTGGCAGAGACTCCAACAAATGGCATGCAGCAAAGGTTTCTAGTCAGACTGCAAATGAAGCAAACCTAATGTGCTGATTGTTGAGTTTAACAGTTAGATAATTTATAAGATAATTTATTACCAGGATAGCTGCTAACTCCAGGCTACATCTATTTAAACAGTGCATGTTGGCGCATGAGAGCCTTTATTCAACAACATAAAGGGAATTTCTGAACGATTTTAGCATTTTCAATCAGACCAAGATCGAGTTAACAAACGGTTATATCATAATAAGTGCTTGGATATAAATGTTAATATGCTCATTATAAAAGAGTTTGTTAAACGTGTTcttcaataaatcaaatcaaatttgttaatgaagcaccaaatcataacaaagtcacatcaaggcactttccacatggagcaggtctagaccaaactctttatggattTAATAAGTAGTCAAACTGTCCATTAATGAATTCAAGAGctacaacaaaaagaaatgtgttaacGTTGATTACCAAAATATGGTTCTCACAACACATTTTAGAATAGTGATACAATTATCTGACATCTGAGTCATACTGAAGGACAACCTGTATATAAAGCTGTTAAACAGCTTGGTTTCTTGGCTTGAATGAAAGTTTTCTATCCATCGCCACACAAGAAAAGGTCCCAGTTCCAGTCTGAGGTTCGCCTGTGTCTGCTCCTACATCAGCTCCTTTATCAGGTGGAAGCTGCCCTTCTCTTTCATATTTGCTCTCTTGAGAGGAAGTTTGTGTTATTCAGACCTCCTCCACcacagacacccccccccccctttcccgGCTGTCTCCCCTTCCTGCTGTTGCTTGAGTTGTTCCCAGGCCCAGGAGTGAAGGTGAGTCCAGATAAGAGGTCTTTATCTGCGTCCCGTAGGGAGGGGAAGGCCAGTTAGGTTTAAGGCGAAGGTTTGACATGGCGGCCCGTCTGCCTGCGCTGGCtgttccctccctccttctccacctcctgaTGTGAAGCTCCGGCTCAGGCTCAGTCCTCCGATCCCCATGTCCTTGGGCTCATTCTTGACAGCCCCCACTGCTCTGGCTTTAATGAGAAAGATGAAAGAGGTGCAGGCTGGGAGAATACCCAGCCCTCCTCTTTCCCCTTCTACCTCCCCATTCACTTTGCTCCTCGTCACATTTGTTCAGCCCAGCCTGACTCTCCCTGGCCCTGCAGCGCTAACTCATCcaggacctttttttttttttttttaacttgggTGGGGGAGAAATTCAACTGTAATAAATTGGAAGTGAGGCtggtttccattttaaatttttcaggTATTATTCTCTCTGATcttatgtgcatttttttttgactgtttcatGCTGGTGAATATAATGGTGGTGGTGTCATGAAGTTTTAAGTGTTGTGCCATCTATTTGAATATTTCTGCATGTACTTGCAAGACAGTGAAACCAAACAACCAATTCAAGTTTTATATCAAACCCTCTTGTCTTTTTCGCAACATGAAAAGGGGATTCATTATTTTATGCACTGAATTACTTGAAGTCTTTCTATGCCTGCTGTTTTATCAGTTCTTCTTTTGTTCAGCATGGACTCTATATGACAAGTAGTCGTTTTCAGGTCGAAGTGCGCTCATTTGTACATGATAAGCTGTGATTAAAATATAACATATGTTCTGTGAATATTATATGATATTGGGATGAAGGGTGCCACATTATTTCTGCTTTAATAACACTGGATGTCACGATGACACTGGAGTTATTCACTACTTTGGTTTTATGTTCACAGATGCACACAATTTGtgtcaaaaaacacaaagaagtaAAGAAGCGGCACAATAAGAGTTTGTTCTTTATATGAAAAACGGATCATGGCAGTCttaaacattaaagaaaatataaatcagcTTCGAAACAGGTCTCTTAGTTTTTAATGCCAGTTTGCCTCCACACAACCACAGAAAACCTCATGAGCGCAGCCACCAGCTTTGTGAACTCTAATCTTAGCAACAGCGCCCCCAGCAGGAGTTTCTATCCGGCTTGGGATTGCAGGTGTAAAGCTCATTGGCTCCCTTTTCCCCTCTGACTCTGCTAAGCTCATAGTGGGCCTGCAGAGTGGGATCCTCCTCCATCCATTCATGTGCATCACTAATTAGCTGCAGGTGATCCCCCACACTGGCCTGCCTTCGACACCACCGTCCAACTCACCCAACCAACCTTTATCTCTCAATTACAGATCTGATCAGCAGATGACCTCCACCCACTCCCCGTGGCTCATTCCTACAGGCCACAAATATAGTTTCTTTGTTGATAGTGTAGTTTTTAGCAATTATTTCAGACTATGCTCTTTGGTGGATTCATTTATATTTGACGCAGTAGTGAGTTTTTGTAGAAGCAGGACAGTGCCTGTAAGATTGTATCATAAATACTACAGCTATGTGTTCACCGCAGTGAATTCGATCGCTCTTCTATTTTTACGGATGACCTCACTTTTCACCTTTACCTGACGAAAGCCATCATTGGTTTAACTTCGTCCAAGCAGGATTAAggataaatgtgtttttgtaaaatcaAATGTGTAGAAATGAGGTTTTTTTCTTCCGTATCATGCATGTTCTATGCCatatatttcagtttattgGACCTGTACTGACACTGAAACTGGAAACAGAAGTAACACACAGTAACCTTTTGCTCCCTCTTCCATATGCTCTTGTTGATGAGTAGTAATATTTTAAAGGAGGCCAGATGAACATTAAAGTTTTAACTATTGATGTCTCCCCAAAGAGGCCTGATAATTAGCCTGGTTTAATCCACACCAACGATCACAATGAACCAATTTCACTGATTAGCAGCATTCACTCAGTGGAATGGGTGACTGACATTAATGGCACGTGAACAATCACTTTATTTCGACACGTCCTCATCACCTCATGCAGCACCAGATGGCAGAGGACTAAAATCACCCTCATGAGATGTGACCCAATGTGAAACAAGGAGTCCCAGGGTCCCTATAAAACAAgactatataaataaaggaaaCTGGGATGATTTTGTCCTTGAACAAACAATATATTCCAAATATAGATTTTCTTCAATCTACAGTATGTTTGAATTTCCAGTTAACTACACAGCTATTTTAATTCAGTGCTTTCACCTTGTGGCCATTTTGATGTAGTACAATAATGCACTTGATGCTTTAGATGCACCTTCAAGGCAAACGGTGTGGATTTTGTCTATATGAACCTTTTTAtcatataaatgtattttgtcagcattaaatttaaaaactatATATTATAGATTATAGATCAATAaattacaacacaaaatgtattttccacCATCACTTGTAACACAAAGTTACTCGGtgtaacagagaaaacaaagtgaaggaCCAGTGGGGATATGGCGTATTTTATTAAGCACTTCCAAAGCAGCTGCtgatcaacaaaataaacataatgcAAAATACATTTGCAAAGTAACATTCTTTTTAACATTTGCATCAGTAACATTTCCTTGTAAAACTTGATCCTACAGAAACATCCATACACGGATCTATTTAGTCagaagttgtttcttttttttggaccaGTCTGTGTCATGTAATCTTTGGCCTAACCACACatcatttacacaaaaataagTAATCCAAATGAGTTGAAATGAACAAGATGTTCCTCAAAGCTACAATGCATGTAAATGGtccacaaagacaacaaagagcTCCAAGGAGAACATTAGAGCCCTTGTAACTGTACCACAAACAGATTTACTCCAGTCTTATAATGTCTTGGACTTTTCTTGATTTTGCATGTATTTCTGATAAACCACTCCCAGCGTGGTGATGAAGTTTCCCAGGAAAAGCACCATGTAAGAGCAGCCGCACATTGCAACCTATGCAGCaggagaataaataaaaagtcaaatgagTGGCTGTTTATGTCTCACAGAACTCATGTGATAAACTACTAACTGTCTGTTTATCTCAGCAGTGTACACTCCTCCTCAGGTACAGCATAGCATGACACATCCAACTCAGTGTTACACACAAGGACCAAACAGATTTTAACAAACCTGCCACTCTTTACACTCCGGGAGCTGGAACATCTTGAAGAGTGTTATACTGTTGTAAAGCTGCCAGAACTGTGAAAGGAGGAACAGTAAACCATCCCAGTGTGGAGTGGttaaaaaaaggttgaaaaatccaagttcaaaaatatatttaactttttcttttatttcaaacttCTTTTAGGTcagattttaaactttttttctcatcttcagTTGgcaaattttgactttttgggAACATAAATGCTCTTGGTCTAAGTGAGCAGTGTGCACTATTAAGAAAGGCAGAACTCACGTGACCGAAGAAcaagaaagggaggaggaaggtcAAGCCTCTCCACATCCAGGACTGGAAACCCTCTGAATatcaggagaggagagatgtgTCAATGACCTGAGATCAATGTCATCAGCCATTAGCCTTAGACGACATTCCTCTACAATCCCATCCCTGCTACAATTCATCCAAGGGGAATACACGGAGTGAACACGTGAAGGAGGTGTTGATATCTAATACAtatcatataaaaaaatttCAATAGTTCTTGTCAGACatgacatttttgacatttcatttcagtcaagTGTTACCGTGCTAACATTAAAATGGAACGCAGGTGTTTAGGTATTAGATGATAAACCAAAGTGTTCACACAGTTAAATTTAAAGGACCTGCTGATGGTGTTAAAGGGACAGGGGCCATCTCACCCTCAGAGACTGAGACTGTACTAACAGCTGTGAAAATCCCCCTCTGagctttgaaaacatttcactcaAATCAGAGGTCACCAAACCAAAACATCACACAGTTGCtaagatatttcagtctggacacAAGTGACGCCGTGACAAATCCTCGTTGCCCGCCGTCCAGCCTTCTGCTGAGGTTAAAGTCTAACCCACGAGCGCTCTCTGGTGGATGAACAATGCAACAACACCACAACTTCTGGCCTCTCTGAGGCAATTTCTTGTGGTAATATATCCAAAACATTAAACTGCCGCCAGGAGATAATATCAGCCTGTCTTGTTCTGGGCTGCGTAACATAAACTGGGACGTGTGTCTCGTTTGAGCCTCTTCGTCTTGATTAAATGAGAGTCATTCAACTATAAATACGAACAGCAGTTTAGACTGGACTCACCAACTGTCAGGTCCATGTTATGCCTTTCTCCCAGTGCTCTGAGTCTGTACAAACAGCCACTCTGGTAGTAGTACTGCAGGAACTGCACAAAGCCTACAGATAAAAAcgatgcacatgcacaaacacacacacacacacacacacacgcacacatagaCATGGATCTGTGACTTCAGGGTTGGCTAAGATATCAGTTAAACACTATGTTGTGGATCACTCATCTCAGAGAAAAACTTTTAAGTAGGAAACCGATGACAGTTTTCACTTAACTTCCGCTTGATGCAACGGATTAATTGGTATTTCCTTGTATAAATGCACAACCAACCTCAAGTTAAAATAAGTCACATGAGAAAACAGTCATATTATCCCGTGGCGAGCGGTCACATGGAGGATTGCAGTCGGTTAAAGGGGTGAAAGACAACGCTGATTACTAACGGAGGGTGTATTTCACAACATCctttgaattgtgtgtggaaATGGACGCCGCTTGAATCTCTTACTTTGGTATTGGCAATATGTTAGAAATTGGTTCCTGAACATCTGGTAGAGAGCACCTTCAGGCCTGCGAACAAAGACAGCAGCTGGTTAGACGAGAgcaattatttaaattaacatttcttttcttgcttATAACCAGGCCATCAAGTCTATTATATGTGCTACTACGTAACTTTacaatttattttgtcaaaCTAAACCTTACATCCCCTAAAAATAGTTATTAGTGTAGAAACAGCGATGTTACCTAATTTCCCATGACTCTTTGAAGTCTTTATGTCACCGCTGAATTAATCTGTTGCCATGTACAGTTTGTTTGACTGAAGACTGATGAATAGTCCTTGAGACGGCGCTGTTATCCCTTCAGCTTCATGAAAGTCCCAAAAATCTTAATTAATCCTCTGAGAGCTGTTTTGAGTAGCAGGTTTGATAGCTCCTGACTTTAATGAGCTTTTCTTGAAGTCACTGGCGGAGGGTTAGTTGTCTGTTCTGAGGCTGTTGTTTTTTAGTATGAACAAGAACAACACAATGATCCTTCAGTCGAAGATCTGATCCATCATCATGATACATGCATTTAGGTACATAACACTTACTTTTCATTGACACTCTATTTTTTTTTGAATACCTTTTGAATATGACAGAATGACTTTTAAAGCTGACTGCCTTtagtgcttcttttttttttggctgtgtaAAAATGACAAGCTGTATTGTGTAGTACGGGACTATTTTGTAAAAGCTCTTCTGATGCAATATCCCCCCCCAGAGGCTTGCTGTTGTAATCTGACCTGGTCTCCTGTAATGTTAGAGAGTTCATGATGCACGTTTCCACTCGTAAGAGCTTGGtgttggaggagctgctggattGATCGGTATGCTTTCTGTAatctctgttgttttgtttatttcctggTGAATGCCTTTAGCCTTTATATGTGTGGTGCTGCCGAAGGTCTGATGGCTGGAACAATGTCTTTATAACACCAATCCAAGTGACGGACTGTCGAGCGTTTGATCCCCGGTACTTATCACAGACTAAGAATTCTTTTTGTCAAGCTTATCCACCGACCAGCTGATGTATTATGACGGATTCTTGCGCAGTGTTGAAAGTGTaaaactcttcctttgaagaagaagaagaagaaaaaaagaaaaaccatgaaagaaaaaccaaatTATTTCACTTACCAAGTCAGCATGACTCCAGACAGGAAGGTAGAGACATAGTGATGGAAAACCCACCAACCCCTGATCCTGAAACAACAGGCAAGAACTGCATGTAGCAGCGTTACACGGGACAATAAGGCGACAGGAGGAGGCCCTGAGCGTGTGATTGTGATAAAAACAGTGGAGACAGTGGATTCATGGAAGACCTGGAGCCGTTGCTGATGAGGATACTCTCCCGGATAGTGAGTGTGCAGTAGTACCACACCAAAAGGAAGTTGAACAGGGCATCCAGTgctctgaaacaaaaacaaaaaggtcacatgatttaaaaaaaaaaaaaaaaaaaacaacaaaaaaaacaaaaccacaaccacATTCAAACATATGATGCAATTAATGTCTGTCTGGCCATCTGCGTACAACCAAATAGCCTGTTTCTTACTTTTGGATACCGCTTTAAAAGAAAACACGGGAAAATatgttattgattttttttttttttttcaccattaaTCTTTGAACAGAAGTCACAAAAATAATCTTAGTGACTGAAGACTGAAAAATCACCATATGCAACAACTTAACAAACCAACTCTGCAATAGCCCTCATTTGCTGCtattattaatgtttaaatatgtaATTGTGAGCAgtttattattatctttatttgcatttttcttcactttaagTACTTTATACTAACATTTTGCCAAATGTTCCCACTGTGGGACTGAAGAAATATCTAGACAGTTATAGCTGAAATGGCACTTCATGGACTGTAAGCGTAGTTCATCCACTCGGGACAAGTTTGTGAACAACCTTTTTGAGAAATGTCACCTGTAGCTGAACAAAAAGCGACATGTGAAGGAGAACATGAAGAGGATGACAGTGAGGACCAGCTTGAATTTCTCATATTCATCTTTGTAGGCAAATCTGTTTGGCGAAGCACACAAATGATATCAGAGTGATGGCCGTGTTTACTTTAAAAGACGCTGGATGGTAAGAAACTTAAGTGTGACTCACTTTGACTGTTTGTTGAGGAGCGTTACGTTGACATTTCCGAGAACAAGCGTGAGGTATAACCTGAACAGGAAAAGGTGCCAAGTCAGTGActtattatacattttaattactttgaGCTTCAAATAAACTTAACTCGCGTATCAGGTCTGTTACAAAACAATCAGCGTGGCAGTAAAACTATTCTGAGCAGTTTGACCTTTTCGGTGCTGGGCACAAAACACTATGACAACTTATGAAACTTCCTTCAGGCAAAGGAAAAAATCAAACCCGTTCTTCTTTGGTAGAAAAGCTTCCATCTCAGTGAAAGCGTTCGCTCTGTCTTTCATGGAGTCTTCGATTTCAGCGATGGCTTCCACATCCTCTGGACTTAACTTTGGCgttggatgattttttttgcatctaacaacaacaacaacaacaacaaaagacaaaacgAAGCATTGTTAGACTCTCCAAAGAAACAGCAACGactttgttgatttatttctttgcaaTTTCACTCATCAGTCGACGGTCAGCTTCATTTTCTGATAATACGCTGCCTCCTATTTGTTCCGTGTGTGAATTCAACAGCTGACCGGTTCGTTTAAAGAACATCCATTTAACatccagtgaaaataaataaaagatttatttgagATGCAAATACTTCAGCGTTAGATTCCCAATAAGAATGAACAGGGGACTCGCAAAGGTATGAATTTGGTTAAATGATAAAGGGTATTCAAATTATCTAGTGAGGATTTTTACGGCACACTTGCACTGAATCCGTCATCTGTACTTACTGTTCCAGTGACATAGTGAGCTCTTTCAGTTTCTTCCTCTGACGTGCAATCGCACCAGAGCAGCTGTCCTGAAGTTTGGTCACCTCCTCCAGTTTCTGTTTGTACAGGCGATGGGTGTcctggaggtgaaagaaaacatattaaccctaacccacatcAGCAAAGTGCTCTGGTGTCAGTCCAGGTTTTTCTCTAACATATTTACTGGTAATGAGCAGAATGGttctgtttaaattttaattatcGTTGATGTGACTTACGgtgatattattatattatttaaacCTCATTTAAAGCTGCCTTATCAAGAAATTCAGCCACCGTTATAAGACTCACAACaccaataaaaactaaaacatctgACTCAAAGTTTGACAAtgatgaaagcagaaaaaacataaaactaatGATTGTCATTATTATACAGCAGAGGCTGattgtgtagaaacagtgtgttgttgttgttgttgttgttgttgttgactgcAGCAGACTTGAACATGATCACACTCTGCACATAACCCGGACTGACTCCTGGTTGGAGCTGTCAGACGTTTCCCCCCTTCAGTCTCATCTGTCGCACCTGGCGCTTCTCCTTGTTGTGCGCCTCTCGGCTGCAGCCGGTCCGGGACCGTTGTCAGACCCGGACCGGGACCGGGGAGACTCACCTGGATCTGCTGGTATCCTTTTTCCAGGTCCTCCCATTCCCGTAAGCACTCCGTGAAACCCGACGGACTGAACAACATGGTCTAGCCGGACAGCGGGGAACCTCCCGGAGTTGAGTCCGCTGTGCAACAGTTGCACCGAGGTCACCGTCAAGCGTCGGTAATTAACCACCACGACTTCCGGTCAGAGCCTTCGCAATAAGAGTCTGACTTCTCCAGTCTTATGAACTATgagaatgaatacattttgttgaGATGTCAACAAAATTAGATATTAGCTGAATTTGagcaatgaaacacacaaaggacTTCTCATATTAATGGACGGTCGGGTTTAGGATAATCTTTTTATCTCACAGGGTGtataaatgcacacaaacacagtacataatctgtgttttaaatgtttaaaccTGCATGAATAACCGACAATCTGGCATGTTTATGAAGTGTCATTATATAAATGGggtgaaacagaaataatggTCAATCTGCTGTCGCTTGTTGAAGCACATCATTCGCATAATTCCTTGTTTGCACGTCTGATAaggtcagaaaaacagaaaatgtaaattttaaataCCAGGCATAGACTAAACACATCCATTatagtgttttttgtttattctacATTATTAAATCCTTTTGGAATCAATACTTTGAAGGAAAAGAGAAGCCccacagttgttttgttttcagataatctgatattaaacatttacaggaaaaagtAAATTACAACGATTAATTATGCAATCgtattatgtaaaaaaaaaatagtcacaaaataaaatatgtcatagagtcaagattttttttttttaaccttttgagAGCTTTTATTTATGCGGCGACGGAAAAAAACGGCACTTTTCTCGGAACTACCAATGAAATACTTGACACATCCGCGTGCGTCGCACTCATTGGACGTGCTCATTTGCGGCAGGGTGGGCCAGTCACAGGCCCCGGCGGTGATCTCGCGTGTTTTGTTGAAGAAATGATGCCCCGAGTTTAGGCTGTCAGGCAACACTGCCCCTCTGCTCCCTCCGTGTTTACTCTGAGAGTCCGACTCCAGACTTCCTCCCTGACATCAgtaatttataataaaaacaacctTTGAATGTTGGACAGTTTGGTCTGtttctgcagagagagagaaaaagagcccCATCATCCCTGCAAGGCAAGTCTCAGGGCAAAATGAGACagtttctttactgtacatgtgGCTCATATTTATAGGGCTGATGTTATGTAACTGACT
This window encodes:
- the LOC115054531 gene encoding transmembrane protein 120A, translated to MLFSPSGFTECLREWEDLEKGYQQIQDTHRLYKQKLEEVTKLQDSCSGAIARQRKKLKELTMSLEQCKKNHPTPKLSPEDVEAIAEIEDSMKDRANAFTEMEAFLPKKNGLYLTLVLGNVNVTLLNKQSKFAYKDEYEKFKLVLTVILFMFSFTCRFLFSYRALDALFNFLLVWYYCTLTIRESILISNGSRIRGWWVFHHYVSTFLSGVMLTWPEGALYQMFRNQFLTYCQYQSFVQFLQYYYQSGCLYRLRALGERHNMDLTVEGFQSWMWRGLTFLLPFLFFGHFWQLYNSITLFKMFQLPECKEWQVAMCGCSYMVLFLGNFITTLGVVYQKYMQNQEKSKTL